CCGCTAGCTAAAACACCGTTGTTAACGCTGGGACTCCTTAGTTTTTTTATGATCTGGGATCAGTATTATCAGCCGCTTATCTTCTTACATTCCAAAGAGATGTATACAATTCCGATGGGTCTTCAAAGCTTCCAGACGCAATTCGGTAAGCAGTACGCGATGCAAATGGCATTAGCCTGCTTAGCAATTATCCCGGTGCTCGGCGTGTTCCTAGCCCTTCAGAAGCAATTTATCGCGAGTATAATGTCTTCAGGGTTAAAAGGATAAGACCGTATAATTATACAAATAGAAAAGCATTTATTACATTTGAGAGATTCCGATTCCGGTTCATAATGAAAGCAAGACCAAGATAAATAAGGGGAGGTTAAAAAAATGATTAAAAAGACTGTATTGATTTTAACAGCATTTGTTTTATTATTCGCACTCTCTGCATGTGGCAGTAAAGGAACCAATAGTGGTTCGGACAAGGAAGTAACGCTTAAGTTCTTAAATATTTCGGAGTATATGGATTCCACGGAATTCAAGGCGTTCTTAGAACGTTTCCAAACGAAATATCCGAACATCAAGGTCGATCCAATTTCTGTACCTCATGAGCAATACATTAACAAGCGCAATATTATGCTGGCTAGTGGTGAACAAGTCGATCTGATCTGGGGCAATGGTGTAGAACAATTCGATGCTATTAATAAAGGCTTCCTAATGCCGCTTGACGATGTCGCCAAAGAAGTTGATGTCGATATGGCTAAAGATTTCGGTGACTTTAAGCCGGATAAAGACGGTAAATATTATCGTTTCCCGATTCAACAAAACAACTGGATGCTGTATTACAACAAAAAAGTATTCGATGATGCCAAAGTGCCTTACCCAGATGCAAAGGTGCCGATGACATGGGATGAGATGGCTGTTGTAGCACAGAAGCTTACGAACCTGAGCGGCAAGGAAAAGGTATATGGCATGTTCTATAACAACTGGGGAATGTATTTCTATGGTTACGGCAGCCAGTTGAATAACGGAAAGTTCTATACAGAGGATGGCAATGTCAATATCAATGCCCCGGAATTTAAACGTAGCTTGGAATGGATGAATGATGTCATGAACGTCAAGAAGGCAGCCATACCGATTGCGGAGTTTATCCAGAATAATACGGATTTCCTTTCCTATTGGAACGGGAATTACGGAATGGTTGTAGGAGCACAGTGGTATGCCCAACTTGCGGCGACGAAGAAGGATCAATTCCCACGTGACTGGAAAGCGGGTATCGCCCCAATGCCGGTTCCAACGGAAATGGCTGGTAAGCACATGAACTGGTCCAGTATCGATTCTTTAGGTATACCGAAGAACTCGAAGAATGCAAAAGAAGCGCTTATTCTTGCGAAAGAATATATTACAGATTACACATTGAGTACGGGTACGCTTCCAATGTATACTAAGGTAAATAAAGACAAGTATTTTGAAGACTTAGCCAATGCTTTGAAGGATGACGATATTACACTTGAGCAAGTGACCCACTTGTTCGGCGGTGATCCTAATGTGATCAACGTAGAAGAAAAGCCAATATTGGGTGCACCGCAAGAATACGAATCAACATTTCTCGATCTCGTCAGCCAATACTATACCGGCTCGAAGACGGTTGATCAGGTGTTGAATGAAGTGAAAGAGAAGGTAGATATAGCGATCAAAGAACAAAAAAATAATTAGGCCCAGCGGCTAAGCCCATCATTTGTGGTGGGCTTAGCTCGTTGTTACTAAGGGGATATGTCATGAGATGGGGAAGAAAGTGGTATCAAGGAGCGAGATCCGTACAGCGGAGAATTATCATTTTACTTGTCGCCATTTTCATTCCATTGATCATCATTCTATTTGCTGCCTATCATTATTTCGAACGTACAATGGTGAATAAAGTAGCGGAGATTAATCGAATTAAAGTAGAGCAGACTGCCTCCCGGGTAAAGGACCTGTTTCAACGGGCTTTCATGTCGACCAATAACTTTATCTACGACAAAGCATTTATCCAAGCGCTACAAGAGCAGGATCCGCTGAGCATCCAGAAAAACTCGACCTATCTTGAGGCCATTGAACGGCTTCAATACACCTTCTTCTTAAACGAAAAGTATGCGGTCGTCATACAAGACAACTTCGGGAATATGTTTGAGTCTAATCCATCTAGATTTGGTTTACAAAAAGGAGAACTGCAAGCGGGAATCCTCAATACGGTTCAGTGGAACGGGTACGATTTTTTCAATAGCTACCAATGGGGATTGCTTAAGCACCAAGAGGGAAGTGAGCCTCTGATCGTACTTAGTCGGTGGATATTTAGTCCGGTTACTGCGAGCAAAAAAGGGATCGTTTCTGTAGTTACTCCTTTAGAGAATTTGAAAGCAATATTGGGTAACGATACGGGGTCATATGCCATTTGGGACAACAGTAATAATCTGATCTTCGCCACTCGACCGGAGCAACCAAGGAAAGACGGAGCTACTGCAGATTCGGAGATCCTATTGCTGCCTACTCCATGGACGATGGTCCAGACGGACTCCACGGCCGTTATTCAGAAAGAATTACGCTATTTTCAACTTACGGTCATAGCAACGATTCTAATTATATTAGTCATTTTCATCACGACATCGACCTTCGTACTGAAGACGATCAGCCAGGTGCTTCATCAAATACGGTTATTATCCAAACGTTTGATTAATCCTTCGCTTAATCTATCCAACGCTGTGCACTCTGATTATCATTTAGCTGAATTATCAGAGTTACTGCAACAGTTAACTCATAACCTCCAGATCTCCCGCAACAATTTGGAATGGGCTGCTACAGAGAAGAGGAATCTGGAAATGAAAATACTGCAGGAGCAAATGAATCCTCACTTTCTGTTGAACTCATTGAATACGATCCGTTTTCTCGCAGAACAATCCTCTCAGGATAAGATAGGCTCACTCGTGCTGTCGCTATCCTATCTTTTACAGCAACAATTATATCGCAACGAACGATATTGGACCTTGGGAGAAGAGAAGGAATATCTTCTGAAATATGTGGAGATCCAACGGGCTAGATTCGGCGAAAACATTGTTGTGACGGTAGACTTCTCTAAGGAGTTGACTCCCTTGCCAATTTTAAGAATGTTATTACAGCCTCTTGTGGAGAATAGCTTTGAACATGGCTTCAGTGGGAGAATAAAGGGCTGGATTCTCATTCAAGCCGAAAGTTGGGGTGACGGTGTCCGAATCACCGTTTCTGATGATGGTGTCGGTGTTAGTTCTATGGTTCCGTCCGCATCAACTTCACGTAATTCTATTGGGCTGAATAATGTTCGTGAGCGATTGCGTTTGCATTATGGAGAACGATCAGTATTAGAGATAACCAGCGGGCAGCCAAATGGAGCCATTATCTCCTTAACGATTCCGGAGTTGAAGGGTGAAACTATTATATGAATATTATGATCGTGGACGATGAATACGGCATTCGCACTCACCTGGTGGCCATGCTTCGCGGCATGGATGGTCTATGCGTCATGGAGGCAGTGAACGGTGAGGATGCGCTGCAGCAAATGGAACGGACACTCCCGAATATCGTGCTGACTGACATTCGGATGCCAGTCATGGATGGAATGGAATTGATTCGACAGTGTCGGATGAGGTATCCTGACTTATGGTTCATCGTTCTGAGCAACTTCGCCGAATTTGAGCTGGCGCAGAAGGCGTTGGAGTATGGGGCACGAAAATATCTTTTGAAAGCAACGATTACTAAAGCTAGCGTGGTTGAGGAAATCAATAGAGCGATTCTTTTTCTGGATAAAACTGTGGAAAAAGAAGCTAAGTTCGAACCCAACGAAAGATTGATGGTGCAGAATTCTTTGTTCTACGAACGACTAAATGGGCATATCCACAATGCAGAGCTTCTTCGGAGAGCCGAGCGTTTGGCTGTTTCCGTGTTCCTGGAGGCATTCGATACTCCTTCGAAATTTGCAATAATGGAAATTGAAAGATTCGTAGATTGGACAGGAAACAAATATAGGGGCCGGGCCGATCTAGCCGTTTATGCTCTGATTAATGTAGTGCGTGAAATCATTAAGCAATGGAATAAGGGAAATGAGTTATTTCATTTGGGGGATAATCGCTTTGTTGTCCTTGATCTAGGAGAATCTGACGATGACCGTCACGCCTTGAAGATTGAGAATATTTCGGCCATCACTAAGCAGTATCTGGGGCTTGAGGCCTCCTTCTTGATTAACTGCGACTTTAGCGATATGGACGATTTTTTTCAGAAGGTGTTAGAATCCCGTCAGCAATTGGTTCATTTCTTCTATGAGAAAAATGCTTGTATCGTTAATACTAAGCATGTGCCAGCGCCGGTTGCAGACTTGGATTTGTATTCTTTCTTTCAATCCGTGGAGGGAAGTGGCAATGAAAGGCTTCAGGTTGCGGCTTTACCTGGCGTGATCGAGGCCTATTTCGAGCTGCTCCGCCATTTATGCCGTCCATCTGTATCGGTCAAGGGAGACTTAAAGACGCTGATTCAGTTTATTGAGAAAAGCGGGTTTGCCGTCCCTGCGTCATTGAAGTCGGATATCGACCAGCTTCTTGCTTTCCGGCTCACGGATTATAAGGTTGTCTTTACAGAGTGGCTTGGAGAGCTGGATTGGAATAGTAGACATCGTAAAGAGATTTCTAAGGCTTTAACTTTCATTCATGACCGTTATGCCACCAAGGTATCTCTAGAGGATGTTTGTGCTCATGTGAATCTAAGCCGATCGCATCTGTCTAAGCTTTTTAAGGAACAACAGGGTATAACTGTCATGGAGTATATGGAGTCCTATAGGCTGAAGCAGGCAAGGTTACTTCTTCGGACTACCAAACATCCGATTTCGGAAATCATTGATCTAGTGGGGATCTCAGATGTTTTTTATTTTAGCAAATTGTACAAAAAACACTTTGGAATCAATCCGAGTAAAGACAGGCAGCCAGCTTTTATGACCGAACAATGAGGTAGCAAAGAAGGAGAGGGGAAACCGTCTTCTATTTGTCTTGTCTCCCTACAATTATCTAAGAATTTAGCTATAGCTAATAATTATAACCTGCCATAGCTCATTGGTGTAACGGTATTGTCAGTCGGATGTGCTATATTAATTTTAATAATTTTTTACGAGGAGATTAATCTATGAGCACTCAAACCGAACTTAAAAAGCGAACCGTTACTCCATTTCGATATGATATTGTTGGAAGCTTCCTGCGCCCTCAAGCGTTGAAAGAGGCTAGATTAAAATTCAAAAACGGCGAAATTACCGCCGAGCAGCTGAAGGAAGTGGAGAACGACGAAATCGTTAAGCTCGTGCAGAAACAAAAAGAGGTTGGCCTTCAAGCTGTAACTGACGGCGAATTCCGCCGCTCTTGGTGGCATCTCGACTTCTTCTGGGGCTTTGATGGTGTAGAGCGGACCATTATTGATCAAGGCTATCAATTTAACGGTGCACAGTCCAGACCAGAAACAGCCCGACTGACCGGAAAAATAAGTTATAGCAGCCATCCATTTGTATCGCATTATGAATTTTTAAAAGGCGCTGCAGGTGATGACGTTGTTGCGCGTCAATCGATTCCTGCGGCTACGCAGTTCCTGTTTGAGCTGGACCGGGCAGAAAATCAGGAAAGCACTAAGGCAATATACCCGAATCGGGAAGAGCTTATTTCGGATATTGCTAAAGCGTACAAAGCATCGATCCTTGCCTTTTATGCAGCGGGTTGCCGCAGCATTCAAATCGACGATTGCACGTGGGGAGCACTGTGCGACGAACAGTTTATAGCATTTATGAATCAGGTTGGCGTGGATGTAGCTGAATATGCGAACGAGCTTGCGAAATTGAACGAGGAAGTGGTATCCGGTCTGCCGGAAGATCTCGTTGTAACGACACATGTATGCCGAGGCAATTATGTTTCTACTTATGCTGGAGTGGGTGGAGGCTATGAACCTATCGCGCAAACGCTTCTGAACATCAATAATTACTCCGGTTACTATCTGGAGTTTGATACTGAACGTGCCGGCGATTTCAAACCATTACGCTTCCTAAAAGATAATCAGCAGGTCGTGCTTGGCCTGTTCTCATCCAAATTTGGTGAGCTGGAGAGCAAGGAAGATATTCTGAAACGTATTGAGGAAGCGAAGCAATATGTCGATCTAAACCGGATTTGCTTGAGCCCGCAATGCGGCTTCGCTTCCACGGAAGAAGGCAATCACCTGACAGAGGAGCAGCAATGGCGTAAGCTTGCTTATATTAAAGAGATTGCTGAAGAGATCTGGAATTAATTGTAAGTTTAAAATAGAAAATACACCCTTAGCCTTTCGGATGTTCATCCGCTTGGCTAAAGGTGTATTTTGCTATTAAGCGAATACACCAATAAACAGTTTAGCTCCGTCTATACGAGTGGCTTGAGAGTAATCAGGGAAAAGCTCCCTAATAAAAGCCGATAATTGCTTTTGATGAATAGAATCAGGGAAATCCTCCCTAAAAATCGGGGGAGTATCTAAATTTATCATCAAATCAGTTGAATTTCAGGGAAGAATTCCCGAATTATTAGTCTGAAACCAGAATCCTCTGAATATTAGGGAGGAATTCCCTAATTATCTCCAGGACGAGCATATGATTGAGCTGTACGGGGCAGATGAGTCAGGGATTTACCCTAAGGAACAATAAGTGTCACTTTTTAATTGTCTTTAGAGTGTCTTTCGCCAACCTGGAATTCATCGGCGTGTTCAAACATATATTTCACGGTCATAGGGTCTTGTCCCGTCAATTTTTTAAAGTCGTCCGTAAAAATATCCATTTTCCCTTCACGAATAGCTTGTCCGAAAGTAACCATACCTTCAGAAGAGAAGGGTGCCTCGGAATCTTCTTTAAATACACCATCGGTGGTTCTAGGCACGCCCATTGCTTCGAATACGGTATAATTCTCTTCATCCGTGTTTTCTTTGTAGGTAATCTGATTACCCGTGACTTCATTACCGATCTTAATGAAGTCGGTAATCGTCATCAATTCTAGCCCATTGATATCTAGAATCGCTTCATGATAAGAGTTGGAGGCTAGGGCATGAGCAACGGCTTTTGCACAATCCTTCCGTGAGATATAGGCCATTTTGCCGTCACCTTGATTGTTTGTTAATACCCCGTCACCTTTCACATACGTGAAGTAATTGGTAATCATGGCTTCCGCATATTGGGAATTACGAAGGAAAATATAATCTAACCCAACGCTTTGAACATAATGTTCGGTATATACATGGTCAATTTTTTCAACGCTTGGATTGGTTTCATCGGCCGCGTTTACCAGTGAAGTATAAATGATCTGTTTGACTCCAGCTTCTTTGGCAGCATCTACCACATTTTTATGTGCGTTTTGGCGTTTCTCCCCAACAAAAGGCATGGAGATTAGAGCAAGTTTATCGGCATGAGCAAAAGCTTCGGCAAGGCCGTCCTTTTTATTAAAGTTGGTTACATGCGTTTCAATTCCTTGTTCCGCATATTCTTTCAAACATGCAGGATCGTAGGCGCAAAAAATGATTTGGTCTTTATCCACCAGCTTCAATAAATATTCCGCAGCTTGCTTCCCTAGATTTCCATCGACACCAGTCAATAATAATTTACCCATGATCATCGTCACTCCTTGTTGAAATGAATTATATCCTCATAGTATGTGAAAAAATGAACATAGTCTAACACATAAAACTTATGGTCGATTGCTAAATCCAATTTGGATTTGCTGAAGGAAGGAGGGCAAGGCTGAGTTTGTATTATTTTTGAGATAACCTGCTTCGATTGCAAAGGTGTGATGTGAATCTTCTAATGGGATTAGACGAACTTCATCTTGAAGATAGGCGAGTTGATAGTTATCCGGGAAAAAACCGATTAGGTTCTCTGTTATAATATAAAACAACTCTGTTTCCACATCGTCTGCGGTTCGAAGGATGTTCGGCTGATAGCCGTCTTCAATTGCGTGCTGGATCATTAGATGATAGGAGTTTCCAATAACCGTTGGATTCAGCATGACAAGCGGATGTTCGTATAATTCCTCTTTGGTGATCGATTCATGATGGAAAAGAGGATGGTGATGACTCACAGCCGCACAATAACGCCCCTTATATAAGGGATAGGTTACAATGTCCTCTTTTCCCTGAAACTCGGAGTCAAAGGCAATCGCCACGTCATAAATCCCTTTTTGCAAGTATTCTGCGATATCTTTTAGCAATACTTTATTCAGTTCAAGCTTAATATTCGGATGATGATCCTGAAACGAGGGTATCAATTTCAATAAACTTTGGATATCTGTCATCGCCGCATATTCGATACTCAAAAATTGCGTGTTATACTTTTGAAAATTATCCATACTTATCTTCATATGATTGTATTGCTTCCAGAGAATGAGGGCTTCGCCATAAAATAGCCATCCGGCTTTAGTTGGCTCGATGGGAATCTGCTTTCTATCAATTAATTGAATGTTGAATTCCTCTTCAAGCGCGGCAATTTGTTGGCTAATCGTAGTCTGCGATACGTAGTTCTTTTTGGCTGTTTCGGTAAAATTTCTGCATTCAACGAGATCAATAAAATATTTAATCTTTCTTATGTTCATATTATCCTCCGCTGCCGCTATTTGCTCTATTATACCCCAGAAAGCAAAAAGAGAGCCTCGTTTAGGAGACTCCCTGTTTGTACTAATCTTATTTTGTATAGTTATCGAAATAACCTTGAATATAAATCATTGGTGTTCCTTTATCTCCACTA
This window of the Paenibacillus sp. FSL R10-2734 genome carries:
- a CDS encoding extracellular solute-binding protein; its protein translation is MIKKTVLILTAFVLLFALSACGSKGTNSGSDKEVTLKFLNISEYMDSTEFKAFLERFQTKYPNIKVDPISVPHEQYINKRNIMLASGEQVDLIWGNGVEQFDAINKGFLMPLDDVAKEVDVDMAKDFGDFKPDKDGKYYRFPIQQNNWMLYYNKKVFDDAKVPYPDAKVPMTWDEMAVVAQKLTNLSGKEKVYGMFYNNWGMYFYGYGSQLNNGKFYTEDGNVNINAPEFKRSLEWMNDVMNVKKAAIPIAEFIQNNTDFLSYWNGNYGMVVGAQWYAQLAATKKDQFPRDWKAGIAPMPVPTEMAGKHMNWSSIDSLGIPKNSKNAKEALILAKEYITDYTLSTGTLPMYTKVNKDKYFEDLANALKDDDITLEQVTHLFGGDPNVINVEEKPILGAPQEYESTFLDLVSQYYTGSKTVDQVLNEVKEKVDIAIKEQKNN
- a CDS encoding histidine kinase; the protein is MRWGRKWYQGARSVQRRIIILLVAIFIPLIIILFAAYHYFERTMVNKVAEINRIKVEQTASRVKDLFQRAFMSTNNFIYDKAFIQALQEQDPLSIQKNSTYLEAIERLQYTFFLNEKYAVVIQDNFGNMFESNPSRFGLQKGELQAGILNTVQWNGYDFFNSYQWGLLKHQEGSEPLIVLSRWIFSPVTASKKGIVSVVTPLENLKAILGNDTGSYAIWDNSNNLIFATRPEQPRKDGATADSEILLLPTPWTMVQTDSTAVIQKELRYFQLTVIATILIILVIFITTSTFVLKTISQVLHQIRLLSKRLINPSLNLSNAVHSDYHLAELSELLQQLTHNLQISRNNLEWAATEKRNLEMKILQEQMNPHFLLNSLNTIRFLAEQSSQDKIGSLVLSLSYLLQQQLYRNERYWTLGEEKEYLLKYVEIQRARFGENIVVTVDFSKELTPLPILRMLLQPLVENSFEHGFSGRIKGWILIQAESWGDGVRITVSDDGVGVSSMVPSASTSRNSIGLNNVRERLRLHYGERSVLEITSGQPNGAIISLTIPELKGETII
- a CDS encoding response regulator is translated as MNIMIVDDEYGIRTHLVAMLRGMDGLCVMEAVNGEDALQQMERTLPNIVLTDIRMPVMDGMELIRQCRMRYPDLWFIVLSNFAEFELAQKALEYGARKYLLKATITKASVVEEINRAILFLDKTVEKEAKFEPNERLMVQNSLFYERLNGHIHNAELLRRAERLAVSVFLEAFDTPSKFAIMEIERFVDWTGNKYRGRADLAVYALINVVREIIKQWNKGNELFHLGDNRFVVLDLGESDDDRHALKIENISAITKQYLGLEASFLINCDFSDMDDFFQKVLESRQQLVHFFYEKNACIVNTKHVPAPVADLDLYSFFQSVEGSGNERLQVAALPGVIEAYFELLRHLCRPSVSVKGDLKTLIQFIEKSGFAVPASLKSDIDQLLAFRLTDYKVVFTEWLGELDWNSRHRKEISKALTFIHDRYATKVSLEDVCAHVNLSRSHLSKLFKEQQGITVMEYMESYRLKQARLLLRTTKHPISEIIDLVGISDVFYFSKLYKKHFGINPSKDRQPAFMTEQ
- a CDS encoding 5-methyltetrahydropteroyltriglutamate--homocysteine S-methyltransferase, which codes for MSTQTELKKRTVTPFRYDIVGSFLRPQALKEARLKFKNGEITAEQLKEVENDEIVKLVQKQKEVGLQAVTDGEFRRSWWHLDFFWGFDGVERTIIDQGYQFNGAQSRPETARLTGKISYSSHPFVSHYEFLKGAAGDDVVARQSIPAATQFLFELDRAENQESTKAIYPNREELISDIAKAYKASILAFYAAGCRSIQIDDCTWGALCDEQFIAFMNQVGVDVAEYANELAKLNEEVVSGLPEDLVVTTHVCRGNYVSTYAGVGGGYEPIAQTLLNINNYSGYYLEFDTERAGDFKPLRFLKDNQQVVLGLFSSKFGELESKEDILKRIEEAKQYVDLNRICLSPQCGFASTEEGNHLTEEQQWRKLAYIKEIAEEIWN
- a CDS encoding NAD(P)H-binding protein; its protein translation is MGKLLLTGVDGNLGKQAAEYLLKLVDKDQIIFCAYDPACLKEYAEQGIETHVTNFNKKDGLAEAFAHADKLALISMPFVGEKRQNAHKNVVDAAKEAGVKQIIYTSLVNAADETNPSVEKIDHVYTEHYVQSVGLDYIFLRNSQYAEAMITNYFTYVKGDGVLTNNQGDGKMAYISRKDCAKAVAHALASNSYHEAILDINGLELMTITDFIKIGNEVTGNQITYKENTDEENYTVFEAMGVPRTTDGVFKEDSEAPFSSEGMVTFGQAIREGKMDIFTDDFKKLTGQDPMTVKYMFEHADEFQVGERHSKDN
- a CDS encoding LysR family transcriptional regulator, whose amino-acid sequence is MNIRKIKYFIDLVECRNFTETAKKNYVSQTTISQQIAALEEEFNIQLIDRKQIPIEPTKAGWLFYGEALILWKQYNHMKISMDNFQKYNTQFLSIEYAAMTDIQSLLKLIPSFQDHHPNIKLELNKVLLKDIAEYLQKGIYDVAIAFDSEFQGKEDIVTYPLYKGRYCAAVSHHHPLFHHESITKEELYEHPLVMLNPTVIGNSYHLMIQHAIEDGYQPNILRTADDVETELFYIITENLIGFFPDNYQLAYLQDEVRLIPLEDSHHTFAIEAGYLKNNTNSALPSFLQQIQIGFSNRP